The Pangasianodon hypophthalmus isolate fPanHyp1 chromosome 2, fPanHyp1.pri, whole genome shotgun sequence genome window below encodes:
- the LOC113538257 gene encoding inactive rhomboid protein 2, producing MASQEGEEPNDNSGQSDSRLKNKKPPSLVIAIPPSEDQERTLTEAQPLRPSVKKSVSMQQSNEALSDSGTNERRATFRRQTSLSQSIRRNTAQWFGVGTDCENQQQVWQRKSLRHCSLRYGRLKPQYRDQQEAASIDHSLDSPATHKMPKIVDPLARGRQFRYDDVDRPRTPHSHAPAPQTPGVSSLCSFTSQRSTYSRFPRRKRESVARMSIRAASNLLRGRPGLHGTQVPRSFPRRSFVRPSWMEEDTVDTADTSDSVFFSKMDAHEDFYSMADDVFESPPLSASMAVDGLVDEAGRYPSFKDISRAPAAMVSPALRRGGRIASRVKHFAFDKHKRQYGLGMVGKWLDRQYRRSLSSQVQKQLDDFHSHRPYFTYWITFVHIVITLLACCTYGFAPIGFAQHSITQLVLRNKGVYESVKYVQQQNFWIGPGSVDLIHLGAKFSPCIRRDVKIAERMQRDKDEEKESGCCVQNDNSGCVQTLRDDCSETLATFIKWNKENVDIIRSSGAVCHQDPRTCQEPASAEPHIWPDDITRWPICTDRGTWNHTGYRHMDCTIRGRPCCIGTHGRCEIATREYCDFMHGYFHEEATLCSQVHCLDEVCGLLPFLNPDIPDQFYRLWLSLFLHAGLLHCLVSVVFQMTILRDLEKLAGWLRISIIYILSGITGNLASALFLPYKAEVGPAGSQFGLLACLFVELFQGWQMLEKPWNAFLKLLGLVLFLFLCGLLPWIDNIAHIFGFLSGLLLSFAFLPYVIFGTFDKYRKRILIILSLLVYVGLFSSLIVWFYIYPINWNWLEYLTCIPFTSKFCERYDNDRFGH from the exons ATGGCATCCCAGGAAGGGGAGGAGCCAAATGACAACAGTGGTCAATCAGACAGTAGGTTGAAGAACAAGAAGCCACCCAGCCTGGTGATTGCAATCCCGCCTAGCGAGGATCAAGAGAGAACTTTAACAGAGGCACAG CCCTTAAGGCCATCAGTAAAGAAAAGCGTCAGTATGCAGCAATCAAATGAGGCTTTGTCAGACAGCGGGACAAATGAGAGGAGAGCGACGTTCCGCAGACAGACGTCTCTCTCTCAGAGCATCCGCAG GAACACGGCACAGTGGTTTGGCGTCGGTACGGACTGTGAAAATCAGCAGCAGGTGTGGCAGAGGAAGAGTCTGCGCCACTGTAGCCTGCGCTATGGCCGTCTGAAACCTCAGTACAGAGACCAACAGGAGGCAGCAAGCATCGACCACAGCCTCGACTCGCCTGCCACTCACAAGATGCCAAAG ATTGTGGACCCTCTGGCCCGTGGACGTCAATTCCGTTACGACGATGTGGATCGGCCCAGGACGCCACATTCTCACGCTCCTGCCCCTCAGACCCCAGGTGTTTCCTCCCTGTGCTCCTTCACCAGCCAGCGCTCAACTTACTCTCGGTTCCCACGTAGGAAGAGAGAGTCTGTGGCCCGCATGAGCATCCGCGCAGCCTCCAACCtactcagg GGTCGGCCCGGCCTGCATGGCACCCAGGTGCCTCGAAGTTTTCCCCGGAGGAGTTTTGTTCGGCCCAGCTGGATGGAAGAGGACACAGTGGACACAGCAGACACCTCCGACTCTGTCTTCTTTAGCAAG ATGGATGCACATGAGGACTTTTACTCAATGGCAGATGATGTGTTTGAGTCCCCGCCCCTCTCCGCTTCAATGGCCGTGGATGGTTTGGTAGATGAAGCAGGACGCTACCCCAGCTT TAAGGATATCAGCAGAGCTCCAGCTGCTATGGTAAGCCCCGCCCTTCGGCGCGGAGGCCGCATTGCGTCCCGAGTAAAGCACTTTGCCTTTGATAAGCACAAGCGTCAGTATGGCTTGGGCATGGTTGGGAAGTGGCTGGACCGTCAGTACCGGCGGAGCCTGAGCAGCCAAGTGCAAAAACAGCTGGATGACTTCCACAGCCACAG ACCGTATTTTACCTACTGGATCACCTTCGTGCACATCGTCATTACGCTGTTGGCCTGCTGTACGTACGGCTTCGCTCCGATCGGCTTCGCCCAGCACTCCATCACTCAACTA GTGTTGAGGAACAAAGGGGTGTATGAGAGTGTGAAGTATGTTCAGCAGCAGAATTTCTGGATCGGCCCAGGATCC GTAGACCTGATCCACCTGGGAGCGAAGTTTTCACCCTGTATTCGACGAGACGTAAAGATAGCCGAGCGCATGCAACGTGACAAAGATGAGGAAAAAGAGTCTGGCTGCTGCGTGCAAAATGATAATTCTGGATGTGTGCAAACGCTCCGGGACGACTGCTCG GAGACACTGGCAACCTTCATTAAGTGGAACAAAGAGAACGTAGATATCATTCGTTCCTCGGGGGCGGTGTGCCATCAGGACCCCAG GACATGTCAGGAGCCTGCCTCAGCAGAGCCACACATATGGCCTGACGACATCACACGGTGGCCA ATCTGTACAGACAGAGGCACATGGAACCACACGGGTTACCGGCACATGGACTGCACCATCAGGGGTCGTCCATGCTGCATCGGAACTCACGGAAG GTGTGAGATCGCCACGCGAGAGTACTGTGATTTCATGCATGGCTACTTCCATGAGGAGGCCACGCTCTGCTCTCAG GTTCATTGCCTGGACGAGGTGTGTGGCCTGCTGCCGTTTCTGAACCCGGACATTCCGGACCAGTTCTACCGGCTCTGGCTCTCTCTGTTCCTGCATGCAGG TCTCCTGCACTGCCTGGTGTCCGTAGTCTTCCAGATGACTATACTGAGAGACCTGGAGAAACTTGCCGGCTGGTTACGCATCTCCATCATCTACATCCTCAGCGGCATCACGGGAAACCTAGCCAGTGCTCTCTTCCTGCCATACAAAGCAGAG GTGGGTCCAGCAGGCTCTCAGTTTGGTCTGCTAGCGTGCCTGTTTGTGGAGCTCTTTCAGGGCTGGCAGATGTTGGAGAAGCCATGGAATGCCTTCCTCAAGCTGCTCGGCCttgttctcttcctcttcctctgtggCCTGCTGCCATGGATTGACAACATCGCCCACATCTTCGGCTTCCTCAGCGGCTTGCTGCT